The following is a genomic window from Coriobacteriia bacterium.
GGCGCGCGGTCTCGACCACCACGTCATCCATGCGCGAGCACGTGTAGGTGCGCACGTCGTCGAGGTTGGTATCGCGGCCCACGAGGTACCAGCGGCCGTCGTGCAGGAAGACGCCGTAGGGCTCCACGTGATGTGGCGCCGTCGCACCATACGAGTTGGTGTAGGTGAATGACGCCGGCTTTCCGCGTTCGGCAGCAGACCACAGCGCTGCGACCACGACGCCTTGCTGCGCCGGGTTCTCATCGGCGAGCCGCGCCGCCGAGGCGACCGAGTCGGTGTCAACGCCGGTCGTGATCTTGGCCAGAGCGAGCCTCAGCTCGTCGGCGTACGGATACGAGGGGTCCGAGAGCATCGCCGTCGCTGCGGCTTGTACTGCGGCGGCCTCCTCGTGCGAGAGCTCGATGGGGGTCGCGAACGACGCGGCGCGGTCCAGCGTGTAGGTGCCATCCTCGTCGCCGTTGATGACGAAGCCGGCGGCGCGCAGAAGCTCCTTGTCGCGCTCGAACATACGCAGGAACGCCGCCTGGTCCTGTCCCGGGCCGTAGCCCTCGACGTCGGACCTGATGCGCTCAGCGCTCAAAGGTGTGCTGGCGTCTGCCAGACAGAGCGCGAGATTTATGACTCGATTGACCGCCTCGGACACGGATGTTCCTCCCCTAATCGCAGTCGCCACGCATCGTTGTGACGCATGCAACGGTCGACAGCGGACAGTGTATCGCGCTCACGGAGCGAG
Proteins encoded in this region:
- a CDS encoding WYL domain-containing protein — protein: MSEAVNRVINLALCLADASTPLSAERIRSDVEGYGPGQDQAAFLRMFERDKELLRAAGFVINGDEDGTYTLDRAASFATPIELSHEEAAAVQAAATAMLSDPSYPYADELRLALAKITTGVDTDSVASAARLADENPAQQGVVVAALWSAAERGKPASFTYTNSYGATAPHHVEPYGVFLHDGRWYLVGRDTNLDDVRTYTCSRMDDVVVETARPATPDFERPADFDVRVFVRLPFQYGPPADEFVAELRFDGSAAWRAESLSAGQGELTPRSDGGVDWRVSARSGPRLARFVVESGPGLAIVGPESLSGSMVEGLEEVLRIHG